ctattattcaacgatctttataccaaaattgacgacGCCCGTCTAAATGCTACTGAGGAtgtcatcttggaagctgctaaggaggaatacaagtcattaagtaacgggttggaattccagtttgaagccccttggaatattttgaaatatatcccgtttgtttaaaatctattttagtttattatttcagtactaggttattttcatgtactaggttattttcatgtatttcttatgtatttcgtatgtatttcgtttgtttaaaatctattttagtttattatgtgagtactaggttattttcatgtatttcgtatgtaatTCGTATGTGTTTCatatgtttaaaatatattttagtttagtATGTGAGAAACTCGTATGATTAACTTGGGTTAATAAATGGCCATTGCATTAGTTATCAAAATATATTAGAATACATTAGTAACAAGAttccatgaaccattaaaacatcacaacaattacatgaaaaaaacGACATAATACGATCAAGGCATTAACGTAAAACACAAGTCCATGGCTTATTCTTAACACAAATTAGAGCGGTCTACTTGAAATACTGTTTATCTctaacaaccttccaaacttcctcatattcgAAGTCTCTGCCTTCATGCTCAAAGATGTAAAACtctgtaacaacttccaagaactcttcttcgtcacgacaacgaacattgttacgtttcgcataactacatgctcgattgaaccatgtcacttcctcgtttgtcgtccatggcctttcagaattggaaccaggtacttcattcgCACCTATTGCTGCATTCGACGACATTTCTAATAATGGGAATTCGTTTCGtttaggtgatttgggtgtttggtttatagatcttaaacatctatttatataaataaatagactacgaaataatactttgactacgaaatggttaTATTTGGACTATGAATTTCAGCTTTATGCAGTGTTTTGTCATGTCAAACTGTCATTTATCTCTTGTCACTAAAAGGACCCACTGGGATGTGCAGGTTACTACagtgacttgtcattactgtctagtcatttcaaagttggacttctcattactgtctagtatgtataaataccacttattgctccagtttaatacaacatcgattttattatgagttcctcacacaaattcgaaatttgctcatgcaacgaagtagattgttactactgtgattcggtagaccctttttttacaccctcttcagccgggtcatatatgtcacatgaaaattttgaagaattaaagaaggctgaagcacaacaagaagaggacaaagagtcatcccgacttctcactcaacttgctaatgatataggttcggaatgcaaacaagctgaagaatggattgacctcaataaaaacaaaatcaaagagcataaagattggataaaaaagagtaagaaggcaatcaaaacgactgaaaaacggcttgctgagaaggatgagcagttgatacacattatggtaaaaaaggatcgtttcgaagacaaaatgagaattagggatgactatataacaatggagaaagagaagtacccgttgcagttccctgagtttaaaaattagttataaagttgttgtaatattatcatgaaacagattaggttgccaaatgatcgtttgttgttttttttaaataacatgttgtaactgttaaaataaatctgcaaactatattttatgatataaaggcttcattcattgttataatcaacaaacttaactaaaatatgaaagcatagcaatgtcttgtaagagttaataaaaatattacaatacataataacctaacaactcgtcattactcttaatttcaaggttgttttatatcaaaatcagcgttatgggtttgtgagcaacccgctgaaccaccaatattatatgccatttctgcaggagaaattatgtgacctgctctgctaccagacgcccttccagtacaattatttctcgtgtgtcctaggtgaccacatgtagaacactcttttataattggaccctcgccttgggatggaatgcggtctgtgtttcttggcctgcctggctgacgtttatccattataggtggcttaacaatcatcaaatcatcggggatctcccattcggatggcttcggcagagggtttattgattcctcatatgttttcctcagtgtttcggtaaagtaagcatttaatgcaaacctcgagcagtcttggtaattgttcactgttaaacatcttatgacatgaccacaaggtatcccatcaagttgccaatgcctacatgtacatgtcatatgttgaaaatcaacaatcacattttgtgccccctttttgacctcgcatttcgtatttgagatcatgcgaacatcccatttggtaaaatttttcttgttttcttttacaacttcatccgcccaaggggtaagtgttgttgttgcttccgctaaaaaaacagccaaaatgaagaagttaaaatcaataacatcgaaactaataaaacattaatattacaaatttacgtaatacctgcaaagttacgtctttgaaaccaccattgttgcattgtagcacgaaaaaaatcaatcaacataagtattggcaccttacgtgcgtgtctagataatgcatttatagactccgcactgttggacgacataagattgtaccggttccctttaaaatgtgcccttgaccaggtttctggatttatactttttaagtactcccatactggttcttttgtctttttcataacatccatggcagcatcaaaagcatcaactgtgtacgccctacatgcctcccaaaaaattcctttaaccgtcttactcttgccgaatctagattctatgttgaaatacaaatggacaccacatattccatgatgagcgtgaggaaaaatgttggcaacggatgttgctatagatggagacctatcagatataattgtaagctcctgcatatttcctatgcaatcacgtagtttttgaaaaaaccatgtccaagaatcagtacactcatttttgcatataccatatgcaaccggtaatatttgattttgtccgtccttagtaactgcaagtagcatggtacctttgaactcgccctttaggtgagctccatctactactagggtcggcttacaaaaattgacaaaagctcgtacctacaatacattgtatatctattcaaatacaccaaaataaatattaaaaaaaaattagaacatgataatactaaccgagcaaccgagtgcgacgtacaaaaactcaaaccgatcatcagcatctgttttaatatgtgtgacagtacccggattatgtttggccaagttgtgacaatacgccggaagtttggtaaaagaatcctctttcgtaccccttaacgacaacaatgcatattgtttcgcacgccatgcctgatggtatgagatattgatattcaattgagcattcatatcattaacaatttcttttccccgataaactctactatagtcttcagccaaaacatcagcaacatattcacccaaaacatatttgtttgcttgtcgatgattaggttgcaacaatgttgaagaacatgtgtgtacatcaacaaatttattcacttggaaaagtccatcagtatttttaattgcttttactcttagtaaccaagaacaatttttcgaaacacacacagcttcataccttgatttggtggatctacttgtcctcgtctggaaaccttctcgaagacattttttaccaatacaccgctttaaaagttctttgtttttaaatatactctcacattgaatcttttgaagattaatgtctaccatctgtgttgggatatcttcattatTATCAACTGGCCATGCTGGTACAGGGGGCATACCGTAAAAAAGGTTATCGGGATACTTAGttttaacttcatcacccaactcatctctatcggaattactttgtagctcggttatatctaaacatacatcaccaacatcaacataatgcccgtaaacatgatttttttcatttttttgagttgaattttttttctttttagttttatctaccacacgcctattcataagtttaacttcttgttcggcaacatcatcacaacgaccaccaacatgattaagatatgtaccaacatcatcatcaccaacatacttgtaattctcgggatccacatattgaataggtgaataactaacattaacattttcagcaacactgtgaaactgaggtacactaggagtattgaaagtacctatcggatcgttgctccctttaaaactgcataaattaccaacaagttcgtttccaatttcaccgcccccattaacctcctcaacttcatcaaccaccacaaacactttcacagcccttcctccactacatttgattacgtttatcaacattctaacatccacgtcttcaactatagctatataataatttaattcaggatggtggaaacgaagactaattctatatttgtctaacaaaccaattttgcttcttaccatagatacaaaatcactataactaatatactcagaaaatatcaaagcaaattcagaaatacctccctgtggacatatgtattccagattagttccattaacttgccatctcccaccggttacaagacaaaccaaatattcaatcattttttgagcaaattgtagagATAGAGAGTATTTCACAAaccaaataacaaccaaaatgatattttttctacaaaaattTTTATATAGCAAAGCCCATTTCgcagtcaaaccaattcatttcgtAGTCaaccttaaaataaaaaaataaaaaaataaaaaaaaaaaatcatcatttcGCAGATAGGATCAgaggatttcgcagatgggacctattccatctgcgaaattacccctatttataccgaaaaatattaaaaaaaaaaaaaaattctcacctgcgaatgtacaagtgcctgaagcacagctgtgcttcaggcacttgtacattcgcagatgagatgcccatttcgcagatggggccttctcacctgcgaaatgggtggctatttttgtaatcccgattttttttggctattattgtaatgcaattagtataattggctatttttgtcattttctctttattttaatataattgATCCATACAGTTAAAtactataaatatatttattgtaTATAGTATAATTgttgttttattttaatataattgATCCATACAGTTAAATGctataaatatatttgttgtatatAGGATCGATCCTAAGCACATGTAGGGTGTGTTACCGTACATGACCCGTGTTGTCAAGGGCAGGTCTGATATTAAGATGGGGTCACATGGGCATGTGCATAAGGCATTTTTTTTCAGgggcccaattttttttttttatatatacattCATTAATCAAGCCCAAATGCAAAGGAAATGATAGTCAAATCAGTAGTCCACACGCGAAAATGAAGGCAGTCAGCATAAGTGAGCAGGCGAGAAGCGGTTATTCAGCGAGAAGGCGAGAAACGATCATTCAATCGATTACTAGGTTTGTCGTCCACTCTTGATTCCTGATAATCACGTTATTAGGCAATGAATTACTCTAGTCTTTATGTTATCATATTATCATAAATTGAATGTATTTATGTGATTAGAATTCTGTAATTGAATGAATAAGATTATCAGAAATTCCATTGATAAGGTTATAGATTATTTGAAACTGAATACTTGAAGTTAAGTGGTAGGTTatcatgttttttatttttgaagttcTATTGTTGGACTAGGTTATATTGATTTCCATGTTAACTGGTTTTTGTAGTTCTATTGTTGGACTAGGTTTCATTGATTTCCATGTTTTTTGAAGTTAAGTGGTAGCTTTTCAAGAAACTAAAGTTACTATGTTGAGGAATCTACAAACAAAGATGAAGTAAAAGAAACAAAATATGTAGGTGGAAGATAGATTATTGAATATCGAATTCTCGAATTCTTGACGCGTTTTTAAATGATGAAATGTTATAAATTTTATGAAAAATGTTATTTTGATAACATATGAACTATAAAGTATCATAAAATCTTGATTTTAGAGAAAATAATATGCACAATTGAGGGTATTATTTTTtgttagtttcatattcatatctaGATTTTATGTGTTGTACCATTTatcatttataatttttattttgtggGTCCCATATGATAATTCTTTGTATTGTTGTATATATTAGGTTTTCATAAACCATGAGATGCTATCATGCAAAACATAAGTAGCTTCGAAGATTGATGTACTATATTTAACATCATGATAATTATATGTTATACCTTAAAAATGAAATGGTTATTCTAAGAAAATGAAAGATATAATACCTTGAGATGTCCTTTTACTCTAATCTTATATGCATCACGGGTAATAATGTAATTTTAAACCACTTCAATCCTCATTTTCTAACAAATGCAATCTTGAGATATAAGGATCATATGGTTACATGTGCAACTAGCCTCATAGCTATACAATACCCAAAAGATATATACATGTATCATAATAACACCTGTGATACATCGACATCACAAACTATGATTTTGCTATGTTTATTATTATAAAGTTTATTGtcgttttaaaaaaattattatataattTAATTCGTTACACGTTAGGGCCTAAGAACTTTTTTTTGGCTTGTCCTGGGCATTTGAATCCTCAGGACCGACCATGGTCAAGGGGTCCAAAATTCTAATTTGTTGCGTTTCCGTTATAATCCATTGTTAATTCGTCCTTAATATGTCATATACATTCCTAATATGTCTCTATTTGTTGTTGATCCGAAATTTTAGGGATCCtagtatatatattgttgttatattcaacatattttctttaatatgtcATATACATTCCTAATTTGTCTCTATTTGTTGTTGATCCGAAATTTTAGGGATCCtagtatatatattgttgttatatTCAACGTATTTGCTTTAACAACTATATTATGCAATGTAACAACTTTATATTGTATACTGCCAAATTTGTACGTTGAAGCCCATACTCGACATATTCCTTTGTATCCGCTTGCCGTTACTATTTTTTGCATGGTTACGAAGCAACTAGTGAAGACCACATGAAATCTAATACGACTATTGAAACATCAAAATCAACATAAATTATAACTTGTAGAAAATACGTATACGTTattaaaatgcatatataagatCATCAACATCCGTGCAACGCCACTAATCTTTCAGTTGTGCCACATCATTTTGCAATTTTTACCCACATCAGCGTAATAACATCTCTCTTTCAAAATGGGCCCCATTGACACATCACATACTAATTTATTATATATCTTAgttcataataattaataatacaatgtgtgtagggatgagaatttggcctAGAAACCCGAACGGAATCATAGTCCGAACCGAATTAGGTCTGAATAAACAATTcaattcgggtttcgggtatctaTATTATGCTTATTTGGTTCGCGGGTTATTCGGTCTGGATTACTCAAATAAGAGTTTATTCAGTTCTAAATACTTGACACGAATACGCATTCCTTGTCCTATTTCTCTAACcgacagaaatcaaaatcatgatTCACATTTTTGTTTTCGTCATTCATAATAGAAAAAGAAACACTACTCTCTTTCTCGTCGTTTCAAAATCGATCAATCTTCTCAACTATTTCCAAACTCGAAATCATTCTTTTCGATCCTTCCTCATGTTTCAGACTTTCAAAAAATCGATCATTCTTTTTGTCTTTAAGGATTCTCGAATTCCTACTTTGTCTGGTCATGGAAAATTGGGTTCCAACTTAAGAAACTCAAGTAAGAAATTAAGTCTCATTATGTTAATCTACTATGTAAATGTTATTCTCTCAATGTGTTATTGTATTATCTTAGTCTTTgaatgttttattttatgtataaaaaaTACATTATAGTTCTATTATTCGGGTTATAGAATCATGATACGACTTATTTAGTTTTTTTCGGTTATATTAGGTCTTTAATCATCTTGTACATATTATTCGGGTTATTCGGATAATAACCGAACCGAACTGATTAATACCGAAACCGAACTGAACCCGTATTAGTTAATAGGTTCGTTTTTTGGTTCATGCAATTACctttattcggttttcgggttattTGGGTTTGAGATCGATTTGGTCTGATTCCGGTCCGATAACATCCCTATATGTGtgcgtatgtgtgtgtgtgtgtgtatatatatatatatatatatatatatatatatatatatatatatatatatatattcaatagagaaccataattaattGAGGAACCAATTAATCAATTCAAAACGTCGGTATTTAAAACGATCAACGGTAAAAAGaagggttgtaaacttttaaaatagaCGCATATGCATCAgattataacaaaactcacttcattttctttaGTTCGTGTTTTTAACGAAAAAAatcgaatataccgttgttcatgA
The genomic region above belongs to Lactuca sativa cultivar Salinas chromosome 4, Lsat_Salinas_v11, whole genome shotgun sequence and contains:
- the LOC128133789 gene encoding uncharacterized protein LOC128133789, encoding MIEYLVCLVTGGRWQVNGTNLEYICPQGGISEFALIFSEYISYSDFVSMVRSKIGLLDKYRISLRFHHPELNYYIAIVEDVDVRMLINVIKCSGGRAVKVFVVVDEVEEVNGGGEIGNELVGNLCSFKGSNDPIGTFNTPSVPQFHSVAENVNVSYSPIQYVDPENYKYVGDDDVGTYLNHVGGRCDDVAEQEVKLMNRRVVDKTKKKKNSTQKNEKNHVYGHYVDVGDVCLDITELQSNSDRDELGDEVKTKYPDNLFYGMPPVPAWPVDNNEDIPTQMVDINLQKIQCESIFKNKELLKRCIGKKCLREGFQTRTSRSTKSRHGVRNNMHCCR